In Excalfactoria chinensis isolate bCotChi1 chromosome 3, bCotChi1.hap2, whole genome shotgun sequence, one DNA window encodes the following:
- the MRPL18 gene encoding large ribosomal subunit protein uL18m: MALCGRGCTLLAAGRLRARGAGFRYASTTTAGLKAESEIDTRENEIVSPEFTNRNPRNLEQLALARKERGWKTTWPKREFWHRLRLERTQHYVEAFVERSNGNVVLSASTREWAIKRHLYSPKGVTACRNLGRVMAQRCLEAGINFVNFKAVIPWEHRCDSIQAFEKAMTEGGVVLREPLRIYQ; this comes from the exons ATGGCGCTGTGCGGTCGCGGCTGCACGTTGCTGGCGGCTGGCCGGCTCCGGGCGCGCGGAGCGG GTTTCCGTTATGCATCAACAACTACAGCTGGCCTCAAAGCTGAGAGTGAAATAGACACGAGGGAGAATGAGATTGTTTCCCCAGAGTTCACCAACAGGAACCCTCGGAACCTGGAGCAGTTGGCACTCGCGAGGAAGGAGCGTGGCTGGAAGACAACATGGCCAAAGCGTGAATTCTGGCACAG GTTACGGCTGGAGCGGACACAGCATTATGTAGAAGCCTTTGTGGAACGCAGTAATGGCAACGTTGTGTTATCTGCCTCTACTCGAGAGTGGGCTATAAAGAGGCACCTGTACAGTCCTAAGGGCGTCACAGCTTGCAGAAACCTTGGCCGTGTTATGGCACAGCGCTGTTTGGAAGCAGGGATCAACTTTGTGAACTTTAAAGCTGTTATTCCTTGGGAGCATCGTTGTGACTCG ATCCAGGCATTTGAAAAAGCGATGACGGAGGGTGGTGTCGTTCTGCGGGAGCCGCTGAGAATCTACCAATAA